CAGATCGCCGCAATTGCCCGGACCGGCGGCTTGACACTTGCCACGCGCAACATCAAGGACTTTGCCGGCATCCCGGGGCTGGAGACTGTTAATCCCTGGTCCTTTTCAAAATGATCTGCTGTTTTGTACTGCGGCACCCCGTGGCAATGTTACAAACAAAAAAACCGGCACAAAAACCAAAAGCGAAAGAGATAAAAATAATTAATATCATAAATGTCCCCGGAATTCCCGCCTTGACATTTATACCAAATGATATATATTAATATAAACCTTGAAAACACTTAAATGCTGCCCGAACAAAAATATTAACCGCCACTAACAATTCCGGCAGGAGGCAATATGGATACCGCCAAAATTTTTGTAAATGGCCGGAGTCAGGCTGTCCGGCTGCCTAAAGCCTACAGGTTTGAAGGTACTGAGGTTTATATAAAAAAAGTGCCTGAAGGGGTTCTCCTAATTCCCCAAACAAAAGGCTCCATATGGGACAGATGGGAAA
The DNA window shown above is from Desulfobacterales bacterium and carries:
- the vapB gene encoding type II toxin-antitoxin system VapB family antitoxin, coding for MDTAKIFVNGRSQAVRLPKAYRFEGTEVYIKKVPEGVLLIPQTKGSIWDRWEKNLMKYEEPFMTCRNQPEQEQSREQLDELFD